The stretch of DNA GTTCACCCGTGTGGGCATCGCGCAGATGATTTGCGATTTGCCACCGACCTCGGCGATCACCGGCGTGCACCACGATCCCATCGGATTGCCATCATCGCGACGGTTGCCGTCCGCCTCGACCGGTTCGGGTGTCTTCCAGATCTCTTTGCCGTTCGTTGGATCGATAGCGGTGAGAAAGACATTCTTTCCCGGTCCGGCATTGAGCAAGATTTTTCCGTCGTGGAATATCGGCGAAGCGCCATAGCCCCACATGTGGCGAAATTTCCCCAGATTGCGGGACCACAATTCATTCCCGTCCAAGTCATAGCAATACAAACCGGCCGAGCCGTGAAAGACCACTACCCGTTCACCGTCGGAGGCAGGGGTCGAACCGCAGTAAGGATTGGTTTTGTGGGTTGGCATTTTCTCGTCGATGGTGACGGTCCGCACCCACTGTTGTTTGCCGGTTTTTTGGTCGAAGCAATACAGGCTCCGCTGCTTCCCCTCTTCGTCCTCGGCGCTCGTCACAAACACACGGCCATCCACTGCAATGGGACTGCCATTTCCCGGTTGGGGAAGTTTGACTTTCCAAGCGATATTGTCCGTAGCGCTCCATTGGGTTGGACCTTGTTCCCCGCCCGATAATCCATCGCCTGCTGGACCGCGAAATGTCGGCCAATCAGCGGCCCAGATCGGATGCGTCGCACCAAACACCACTAAGAATAATGCCGAAACTAAGCAGCGGGACATCGATAAAACTCCTTGACTCGATGAAAGCAGGGATCGCGGATTCAGGCACGTGCTGCCGC from Symmachiella dynata encodes:
- a CDS encoding PQQ-binding-like beta-propeller repeat protein; the encoded protein is MSRCLVSALFLVVFGATHPIWAADWPTFRGPAGDGLSGGEQGPTQWSATDNIAWKVKLPQPGNGSPIAVDGRVFVTSAEDEEGKQRSLYCFDQKTGKQQWVRTVTIDEKMPTHKTNPYCGSTPASDGERVVVFHGSAGLYCYDLDGNELWSRNLGKFRHMWGYGASPIFHDGKILLNAGPGKNVFLTAIDPTNGKEIWKTPEPVEADGNRRDDGNPMGSWCTPVIAEVGGKSQIICAMPTRVNAYDPQSGEIIWTCDGMAHDRGSLAYSSPVIVGPLCFITGGYRGPTMAIRLGGTGDVTQTHRLYRKENSPQSIGTGVAIDGYLYRPNADGAAIQCLDPKTGKILWSHRGKGPSWGSIAGAGGLLYLTNKKGTTLVFKPSEEKYIEVAVNELDDSTNATPAIADGRIFIRTDGSLFGIAESPTQN